A window from Micromonospora terminaliae encodes these proteins:
- a CDS encoding ABC transporter permease codes for MKLARDTWLIFQRQIQLLLRNPVWVFVGVFQPVMYLLLFAPLLKPALNAPTQAAAYKIFVPGLLVLLAIFGGLFQGFGLIAELRAGVIERSRVTPVSRLALLLGRSLRDVVSLIVQAVIITLLALLFDLRVFIGDLLLAYLMLALIALMTSAVSYGVALRVKSEDALAPLMNTVAQPVLLLSGILLPLTFAPGWLQGIADWNPFSWAVDGTRALFAGDLGNDKVWQGLTIVAVLAVAGVVWAARQFARSVR; via the coding sequence ATGAAACTCGCCCGCGACACCTGGCTGATCTTCCAGCGGCAGATCCAGCTGCTGCTGCGCAACCCCGTGTGGGTCTTCGTCGGCGTCTTCCAGCCGGTGATGTACCTGCTCCTGTTCGCCCCGCTGCTCAAGCCCGCGCTGAACGCGCCGACCCAGGCCGCCGCGTACAAGATCTTCGTGCCCGGCCTGCTGGTGCTGCTGGCCATCTTCGGTGGCCTGTTCCAGGGCTTCGGCCTGATCGCCGAGCTGCGCGCCGGGGTGATCGAACGGTCCCGGGTCACCCCGGTCAGCCGGCTCGCCCTGCTCCTCGGCCGCTCGCTGCGGGACGTCGTCTCGCTGATCGTGCAGGCGGTGATCATCACGCTGCTCGCGCTTCTGTTCGACCTGCGCGTCTTCATCGGCGACCTGCTGCTCGCGTACCTGATGCTGGCCCTCATCGCGCTCATGACCTCGGCCGTCTCCTACGGCGTGGCGCTCAGGGTCAAGAGCGAGGACGCGCTGGCCCCGCTCATGAACACCGTGGCCCAGCCGGTGCTGCTGCTCTCCGGCATCCTGCTGCCGCTGACCTTCGCCCCCGGCTGGCTCCAGGGCATCGCCGACTGGAACCCGTTCTCCTGGGCGGTCGACGGCACCCGGGCGCTCTTCGCCGGCGACCTGGGCAACGACAAGGTCTGGCAGGGGCTGACCATCGTCGCGGTGCTCGCCGTCGCCGGGGTGGTCTGGGCCGCCCGACAGTTCGCCCGCAGCGTCCGCTGA
- a CDS encoding ATP-binding cassette domain-containing protein — protein MIETRGLRKSFRSRAGRETKTVDAVRGVNLEVAEGEIFGFLGPNGAGKTTTLRMLATLIEPDGGEATIAGADLRKDPAEVRRRIGYVAQGGSTWDESTAREELVLHARLYGISKAEAHRRAARALDAFQLSEYADRKCKTYSGGQRRRVEIALGIIHEPKIVFLDEPTTGLDPQSRAHMWDEIRRLRAEGMTVFITTHYLDEADALCDRIAIMDHGEVVAEGTPAELKREISGEVVLVGLDAATTPKAAELLDTEAYVSKLETVDEGGLRLYVDEGATAIPQVLRRLDHAGLELRSIELHRPSLDDVFLTKTGRSLRES, from the coding sequence ATGATCGAGACCAGGGGGCTGCGGAAGTCGTTCCGCTCCCGCGCGGGTCGCGAGACGAAGACCGTGGACGCGGTCCGTGGCGTCAACCTGGAGGTGGCCGAAGGAGAGATCTTCGGCTTCCTCGGCCCCAACGGCGCCGGCAAGACCACCACCCTGCGGATGCTCGCCACCCTCATCGAGCCGGACGGCGGCGAGGCCACCATCGCCGGTGCCGACCTGCGCAAGGACCCGGCCGAGGTACGCCGGCGGATCGGCTACGTGGCCCAGGGCGGCAGCACCTGGGACGAGTCCACCGCCCGCGAGGAGCTCGTGCTGCACGCCCGGCTCTACGGCATCTCCAAGGCCGAGGCGCACCGCCGCGCCGCCCGCGCCCTGGACGCCTTCCAGCTCAGCGAGTACGCCGACCGCAAGTGCAAGACCTACTCGGGCGGCCAGCGCCGCCGCGTCGAGATCGCGCTCGGCATCATCCACGAACCGAAGATCGTCTTCCTGGACGAGCCGACCACCGGCCTCGACCCGCAGAGCCGGGCCCACATGTGGGACGAGATCCGCCGGCTGCGCGCCGAGGGGATGACCGTCTTCATCACCACGCACTACCTCGACGAGGCCGACGCGCTCTGCGACCGCATCGCGATCATGGATCACGGCGAGGTGGTCGCGGAGGGCACCCCGGCCGAGCTGAAGCGCGAGATCTCCGGCGAGGTCGTGCTGGTCGGCCTCGACGCCGCCACCACGCCGAAGGCCGCCGAACTGCTCGACACCGAGGCGTACGTGAGCAAGCTGGAGACCGTCGACGAGGGCGGCCTGCGCCTCTACGTCGACGAGGGCGCCACCGCCATCCCGCAGGTGCTGCGCCGCCTCGACCACGCCGGGCTGGAACTGCGCTCGATCGAGCTGCACCGCCCCAGCCTCGACGACGTCTTCCTCACCAAGACCGGCCGCTCGCTGCGCGAGTCCTGA
- a CDS encoding PadR family transcriptional regulator, translated as MMILGLVRWMQPVHGYDVRRELLSWSADKWANVQPGSIYHALRKLTDEGLLRTVSVEQVGARPARTTYEVTAKGDEEFETLLRAQWWQLNEPADPFVAAFSFLPAMPRDEAAAALRNRANLIRAGVESMRASLDSDWVRNRKPVHVGWMFELWLARAEAEMGWCERIAERIESGVSYLPAGLERAEGWSGWKDGAPDAE; from the coding sequence ATGATGATTCTGGGCCTGGTGCGGTGGATGCAGCCGGTGCACGGCTACGACGTACGCCGTGAGCTGCTGAGCTGGAGCGCGGACAAGTGGGCCAACGTGCAGCCCGGTTCGATCTACCACGCCCTGCGCAAGCTCACCGACGAGGGCCTGCTCCGCACGGTCTCCGTCGAGCAGGTCGGCGCCCGCCCCGCCCGCACCACCTACGAGGTGACGGCGAAGGGCGACGAGGAGTTCGAGACGTTGCTGCGGGCGCAGTGGTGGCAGCTCAACGAACCGGCGGACCCGTTCGTGGCGGCCTTCTCGTTCCTGCCGGCGATGCCGCGCGACGAGGCGGCCGCCGCACTGCGCAACCGGGCGAACCTCATCCGCGCCGGCGTCGAGTCGATGCGCGCCTCGCTGGACTCGGACTGGGTGCGCAACCGCAAGCCCGTGCACGTGGGCTGGATGTTCGAGCTCTGGCTGGCCCGGGCCGAGGCGGAGATGGGCTGGTGCGAGCGGATCGCCGAGCGGATCGAGTCCGGAGTGTCGTACCTGCCTGCTGGGCTGGAGCGGGCCGAGGGGTGGTCGGGATGGAAGGACGGCGCCCCCGACGCGGAATAA